One segment of Sporanaerobacter acetigenes DSM 13106 DNA contains the following:
- the pglX gene encoding BREX-1 system adenine-specific DNA-methyltransferase PglX: MNKSAIKNFAVRARNNLIEDITQKAYELGITKDEIKDTETFEGGFKIKGIENGKIYKKYEIKQREKLVSNIKAKGFEQVIEEVAYTWFNRFIALRFMEVNDYLPTGVRVLSSIEEGKTEPDIIKEALNIDLDINREIVYRLIDENDTEDLYKYVLIKQCNQLGQIMPMVFEEISDYTELLLPDNLLAEGSVIRDLVESIDEEDYKDQVEIIGWLYQYYISEKKDEVFADLKKNKKITKANIPAATQLFTPKWIVKYMVENSLGRLWLESHPDEELQAKWKYYLEEAEQDPEVQKKLDELKDPNLNPEDIKVLDPAMGSGHILVYAFDVLYDIYLKANYSERDIPKLILEKNLYGLDIDDRAGQLASFALMMKARSKNRRIFRRKIELNLCSIQESNGIPKEAIEYFCRGDLWSPETTKDVKCLIEVFHDAKEYGSILDVKNIDFDTIERRLEEIRNGDTIDLFQLQYREVILENLPPLVKQGRIMSEKYDVVCTNPPYMGSGGMNKRLKKYINKNYKDACKDLSTVFMECSIAFLKSDGLLSMINIPTWMFLFSYRNIRKKIINKNTIINLLHLGRGVFGSDFGTVAFIINKRQITQYKGYYKRFFIEHVKVDSLEEKRNKFFTDSGIYFTKQEKFGKIIGVPIAYWINESYINVFETNKKLKDYAILFEGLKTRDNGRFLRLWHEVEYDKFCNWKPYNKGGEFRRWYGNNNYIIKWHDDGKDIKAFKKSSGANFMNYFEDTVTWSSVTSYKFSTRYIESSIFGGGGSGIVGFQNVDFKYILGLLNTNVVNEILNIFGTALNYEVGIVGEIPIVINQECEKRVKSIVEKNIEISRQDWDSFETSWDFKIHPLLNKEFNFMYLDLTTGLPNKTIKSAYEIWEYFSESQFAKLKANEEELNRIFIDIYGLQDELTPEVEDKDITISKADRERDIKSFISYAVGCMFGRYSLDEEGLIYAGGEFDINKYKTFIPTKDNVLVIADDDYFEDDIVNRFVEFVKVTFGEETLEENLDYISETLGNKANETSRQTIRRYFLKDFYNDHVKTYKKRPIYWLFDSGKQNGFKALIYMHRYDVSTVARVRTDYLHKLQKKYEAEVKRLDILINSDLSAREKATAKKKKDSVGKQILECIAYDQVIAHVANQKIEIDLDDGVAVNYGKFQGVQIPQGEGKKPLKADLLAKI, translated from the coding sequence ATGAATAAATCTGCTATAAAGAATTTTGCTGTAAGAGCAAGAAATAATTTAATAGAAGATATAACCCAAAAAGCTTATGAATTAGGGATTACAAAGGATGAAATAAAAGATACAGAGACTTTTGAAGGTGGATTTAAAATCAAAGGGATAGAAAATGGCAAAATCTATAAAAAATATGAAATAAAACAGAGAGAAAAGCTAGTTTCCAATATAAAGGCAAAGGGATTTGAGCAAGTCATAGAAGAAGTAGCTTATACATGGTTCAATAGATTTATTGCCCTACGTTTTATGGAAGTCAATGATTACCTTCCAACGGGGGTTAGGGTATTATCTTCTATAGAAGAAGGGAAAACAGAACCAGACATCATAAAAGAAGCCTTAAATATTGATTTGGATATAAATCGTGAAATTGTTTATAGGCTTATAGATGAAAATGATACAGAGGATTTATATAAATATGTCTTGATTAAACAATGTAATCAACTAGGGCAAATCATGCCTATGGTTTTTGAAGAAATATCTGATTATACAGAGCTGTTATTGCCAGACAATTTATTGGCAGAAGGTTCTGTAATCAGGGATTTAGTAGAATCTATAGATGAAGAAGACTATAAGGACCAAGTTGAAATAATTGGTTGGCTATATCAATACTATATTTCTGAAAAGAAAGATGAAGTGTTTGCTGACTTAAAGAAAAATAAAAAGATTACAAAAGCAAATATACCTGCTGCAACACAATTATTTACTCCTAAATGGATTGTTAAATACATGGTAGAAAATTCTTTAGGGAGATTGTGGCTTGAGTCTCATCCAGATGAAGAATTACAGGCAAAGTGGAAGTATTATTTAGAAGAAGCAGAACAAGACCCAGAAGTACAAAAAAAACTTGATGAACTGAAAGACCCAAATTTAAATCCTGAAGATATAAAGGTGCTAGATCCAGCTATGGGAAGTGGGCATATACTTGTCTATGCCTTTGACGTTCTTTATGATATATATTTAAAAGCTAATTATTCTGAAAGGGATATACCAAAGCTAATATTGGAGAAAAATTTATATGGACTTGATATAGATGATAGAGCAGGACAACTAGCATCATTTGCCCTCATGATGAAAGCAAGGAGCAAGAATAGAAGAATTTTTAGAAGAAAGATAGAGCTAAATCTTTGTTCAATACAAGAAAGCAATGGTATTCCAAAGGAAGCCATAGAGTATTTCTGTAGGGGAGACCTTTGGTCTCCAGAAACAACAAAAGATGTTAAGTGTTTAATTGAAGTTTTTCATGATGCCAAAGAATATGGTTCTATATTGGATGTAAAGAATATTGACTTTGATACCATTGAAAGAAGGTTAGAGGAGATAAGGAATGGAGATACAATTGATTTATTTCAATTGCAGTATAGAGAAGTAATATTGGAAAACCTACCTCCACTTGTGAAACAGGGGAGGATAATGAGTGAGAAGTATGATGTAGTATGTACCAATCCACCTTATATGGGAAGCGGGGGAATGAATAAAAGATTAAAGAAATATATAAATAAAAATTATAAAGATGCGTGTAAAGACTTGAGTACCGTGTTTATGGAATGTTCAATTGCATTTTTAAAAAGTGATGGATTATTATCTATGATAAATATTCCGACATGGATGTTTTTATTTTCTTATAGAAACATCAGAAAAAAAATCATAAATAAAAATACAATTATTAATCTATTACATTTGGGAAGAGGTGTATTCGGTTCTGATTTTGGAACAGTTGCATTCATTATAAATAAGAGACAAATTACACAGTACAAAGGGTATTATAAGAGATTTTTTATAGAGCATGTTAAAGTAGATAGTTTAGAAGAAAAAAGAAATAAGTTTTTCACTGATAGTGGAATCTATTTTACAAAACAAGAAAAATTTGGAAAAATAATAGGAGTACCAATAGCTTACTGGATAAATGAGTCATATATAAATGTTTTTGAAACAAATAAAAAATTAAAGGATTATGCAATTTTATTTGAAGGGCTTAAGACGAGAGATAATGGTCGTTTTTTGAGACTATGGCATGAGGTTGAATATGATAAGTTTTGTAATTGGAAACCATATAATAAAGGCGGAGAATTTAGACGATGGTATGGCAATAATAACTATATAATTAAGTGGCATGATGATGGCAAGGATATAAAAGCATTCAAAAAATCTAGTGGGGCTAACTTTATGAATTATTTTGAGGATACAGTTACATGGTCATCAGTTACTAGTTATAAATTTTCTACTAGATATATAGAAAGTTCTATATTTGGTGGAGGAGGTTCTGGAATAGTTGGTTTTCAGAATGTTGATTTCAAATATATTCTTGGACTATTAAATACAAATGTTGTAAATGAAATATTAAATATATTTGGAACTGCTCTTAATTATGAAGTAGGTATTGTTGGAGAAATTCCAATAGTTATAAATCAAGAATGTGAAAAAAGAGTCAAAAGCATTGTAGAAAAAAATATAGAAATATCTCGACAAGACTGGGATTCATTTGAAACTTCATGGGATTTTAAGATTCACCCATTATTGAATAAAGAATTTAACTTTATGTATCTTGACTTGACAACTGGGTTACCAAATAAAACCATAAAAAGTGCATATGAAATATGGGAATACTTTTCTGAATCACAATTTGCCAAACTCAAAGCAAACGAAGAGGAACTAAATCGTATTTTCATTGATATCTATGGACTTCAAGATGAACTTACCCCAGAAGTTGAAGACAAAGATATAACCATCAGTAAAGCAGATAGGGAAAGAGATATTAAATCCTTCATTTCTTACGCAGTAGGCTGTATGTTTGGGCGATATTCTTTAGATGAAGAAGGTTTAATATATGCTGGAGGAGAATTTGATATAAATAAATACAAAACGTTTATCCCTACTAAAGATAATGTCCTCGTTATAGCAGATGATGATTATTTTGAAGATGATATTGTCAATAGATTTGTAGAATTTGTCAAGGTAACCTTTGGTGAAGAAACATTGGAAGAAAATCTTGATTACATTTCTGAAACATTAGGAAATAAAGCAAATGAAACTTCAAGACAGACTATTAGGAGATATTTCTTGAAGGATTTCTACAATGACCATGTCAAGACTTATAAGAAACGACCTATTTATTGGCTGTTTGATAGCGGAAAGCAAAATGGATTTAAGGCTCTTATTTATATGCATCGTTATGATGTATCAACTGTGGCAAGAGTTCGAACGGATTATCTTCATAAATTGCAAAAGAAATATGAAGCAGAAGTAAAAAGATTGGATATCCTCATAAATTCAGATTTATCTGCAAGAGAAAAAGCTACTGCGAAGAAGAAAAAAGATAGTGTAGGTAAACAAATACTAGAATGTATTGCTTATGATCAAGTGATAGCCCATGTGGCAAATCAGAAAATAGAAATTGATTTAGATGATGGCGTAGCAGTTAATTATGGGAAATTTCAAGGAGTTCAAATTCCTCAAGGAGAAGGGAAAAAGCCATTAAAAGCCGATTTATTGGCTAAAATATAA
- a CDS encoding AAA family ATPase has protein sequence MRYIEDLYIKRFRGIKDLELSDLGEVNILLGKNNSGKTSVLEAIEIIENPLDEGSIIRVGKKRELFNNQSSSYNIFRNMLNKHSNSIEINGTIKEKQFEMSIKGKEISVISEASYSPIVKGFEGKAKVNFGQIHYEEDFKILQTDKSFVVDDKLNLLPIVHIAPIDHLLENSSNEVIKKGKKKELIQLLSIFDKDIIGLEMVEENNKTVPYIEHKKLGLMPLSTYGDGLKRVLLLGSSIIKAEKGVLLIDEVETAIHIDAFVDVFKWFIKACEKYNVQVFMTTHSIEVIDSILEIQDTEENVDFFRESLRVITIKNSIDENKTVVRNLDGFKAHEAREDFGLELR, from the coding sequence GTGAGGTATATAGAAGATTTATATATAAAAAGGTTTAGAGGGATTAAAGATTTGGAATTATCTGACCTGGGGGAAGTAAACATTTTGCTTGGGAAGAATAATTCTGGGAAAACATCTGTATTAGAAGCTATAGAGATTATTGAAAACCCATTGGACGAAGGCAGTATTATTCGTGTCGGGAAAAAAAGAGAATTATTCAACAATCAAAGCTCATCTTATAATATTTTTAGAAATATGTTAAACAAGCACTCCAATAGTATTGAAATTAATGGGACTATAAAAGAAAAACAATTTGAAATGAGTATTAAAGGCAAAGAAATTTCTGTAATCAGCGAAGCTTCATATTCTCCTATTGTTAAAGGCTTTGAAGGAAAAGCAAAAGTTAATTTTGGACAAATACATTACGAAGAAGATTTTAAGATTTTACAAACTGATAAAAGCTTTGTCGTAGATGACAAGTTGAATTTATTACCTATAGTCCATATTGCGCCAATTGATCACTTGCTAGAGAATAGTTCAAATGAAGTTATAAAAAAGGGGAAAAAGAAAGAGTTAATACAATTGCTAAGTATATTTGATAAAGACATAATTGGATTAGAAATGGTTGAGGAAAATAATAAAACTGTACCATATATAGAACATAAAAAATTAGGGTTGATGCCACTATCTACTTATGGAGATGGTTTAAAAAGGGTACTTTTATTGGGTTCATCCATTATTAAAGCTGAAAAAGGGGTTTTGTTAATAGATGAAGTAGAAACTGCTATTCATATAGATGCTTTTGTGGATGTGTTTAAATGGTTTATAAAAGCTTGCGAAAAATATAATGTTCAAGTATTTATGACTACCCATAGCATAGAAGTTATTGATTCTATATTGGAAATCCAAGATACTGAGGAAAATGTAGATTTTTTCAGAGAGTCTTTAAGAGTGATTACGATTAAAAATAGCATTGATGAAAATAAAACTGTAGTAAGAAATTTAGATGGATTTAAAGCTCATGAAGCACGAGAAGACTTCGGATTGGAGTTGAGATAA
- a CDS encoding DUF3226 domain-containing protein gives MKSILLCEGQSDAILISYYLNRVKGWTFYGKKDKRKNIIPIRNKENEEANWYVLRDDLLVIWGIGGKDNFKYAIEQVLKINKVANKEDVFNKIIVLRDRDNFENDIDILNELNNYFNGVNLENNQWKEKLFVNESQETISVNILPIIIPFDKKGALETFILDAICEMGEEESYIVNKSKEFISIFNLENYLNTQRLKVKGELAVTLGTMFPQKTFTPIDSMLRNIDWEEYRTIQDGFRKLEEI, from the coding sequence ATGAAGAGTATATTATTGTGCGAAGGTCAATCAGATGCTATTTTAATTAGCTATTATTTAAATAGAGTTAAAGGATGGACTTTTTACGGCAAAAAAGATAAGCGAAAAAACATTATTCCTATAAGAAATAAGGAAAATGAAGAAGCAAATTGGTATGTCTTAAGGGATGATTTACTAGTTATATGGGGTATTGGAGGAAAAGATAACTTTAAATATGCCATTGAACAGGTTTTAAAAATAAACAAAGTGGCAAATAAAGAAGATGTATTTAATAAAATAATTGTATTAAGAGATAGAGATAATTTCGAAAATGACATTGATATACTTAATGAATTAAATAACTATTTTAATGGAGTTAATCTAGAAAATAATCAATGGAAAGAAAAATTGTTTGTTAATGAGTCTCAAGAAACTATAAGTGTAAACATATTGCCTATTATTATTCCTTTTGATAAAAAAGGAGCATTAGAAACATTTATACTAGATGCTATTTGTGAAATGGGGGAAGAAGAAAGCTATATAGTAAATAAGAGCAAAGAATTTATTTCGATTTTTAACCTAGAAAACTATCTAAATACCCAAAGATTGAAAGTAAAGGGAGAGTTGGCGGTAACTCTTGGAACAATGTTTCCTCAAAAGACTTTTACTCCGATTGATTCTATGTTGAGAAATATTGACTGGGAGGAATATAGAACTATTCAAGATGGATTTAGGAAGTTAGAAGAAATATAA
- the pglZ gene encoding BREX-1 system phosphatase PglZ type A, producing the protein MNLSEIKKILEENLKKEFSDGRKRNIIFWYDEESEFVEDIKDLELENAKVLQLSDNNSFYIKYLLEKQDTCSNYLIYSPNPKPMARENWLLDIEKYSQEFSTDKATVIMRDLGVKDETLRYVFKKYIKFFGNKERYKKFASYNIEEFTEEKVSIAVLSVLCKLPVPNFELVIKTILMEEIEDENKYIKEIINFGDIDVFWDLVGKKYGYHLEERSLEQLIIMFLITNLSYNLEAKTPATWEKFVSSKKADTIVFINHFMNHSEDCEVYDVLANQVEKKLNLKNYIRKWDLEDYILCDTFKAFDEEIINWLIVNLTQNVGEYEKYRKIINRRRTTHWFKKFKNEYESVYYAMEILRLVDELKKSLKGGTAYEVIDNYTKTYYLFDYFYRKFYLASDRIENKDNFSKLLEIIENTYTHWYLEELSIKWSQIIEDELIDDIRINGLNKQQEFYDQYILPHMRNEERVFVIISDAFRYEAAKELTDILNRDRRGRAELFFMQGVIPSYTKLGMASLLPHKNIEMNDIGDVLVDNINSAGTENRQKILSMYSEDVVAIKYNDMKDMKRPEYKEIFEGKKLVYIYHNVVDAIGDKPSTERDVFEAVEKTFEDLNSLIKNLINNVSATNIYITADHGFIYRRSNLKEYDKISKADVKAIDEGRRFILTEEKKVEQGVLSISMNYLFGEDTKLNAIIPKGVTRFRVQGAGEKYVHGGAALQEIVIPVIKFKNIRKDEFKSSKIEVKLTNISRKITNRITYLEFFQTEKIEDKKIPINLKLYFVDEEGNRISNENIIIADSRSSKPEERTFREKFTLKDQAYDKSEKYYLIMEDEDEMVEKIYAKVPFMIDLAIINDFGF; encoded by the coding sequence ATGAATTTATCAGAGATAAAAAAAATACTGGAAGAAAACTTAAAAAAGGAATTTTCAGATGGGAGAAAGCGAAATATTATATTTTGGTATGATGAAGAGTCAGAGTTTGTAGAAGATATTAAAGATTTAGAACTAGAAAATGCCAAGGTCTTGCAGCTTAGTGACAACAATAGCTTTTATATAAAGTACCTATTAGAAAAACAAGATACGTGTTCAAACTATTTGATTTATTCACCTAATCCTAAACCCATGGCTAGAGAAAACTGGCTGTTAGATATTGAAAAATATAGTCAGGAATTTTCAACGGATAAAGCTACTGTTATTATGAGAGACTTGGGGGTTAAGGATGAAACTTTAAGATATGTATTTAAAAAATACATAAAATTCTTTGGAAATAAAGAAAGATATAAGAAATTTGCTTCCTATAATATTGAGGAGTTCACAGAAGAAAAAGTTAGTATAGCAGTTTTATCAGTTCTATGCAAATTACCGGTTCCAAATTTCGAATTAGTAATAAAAACTATACTCATGGAAGAGATAGAAGATGAAAACAAATATATAAAGGAAATTATAAACTTTGGCGATATAGATGTATTTTGGGATCTTGTTGGGAAAAAGTATGGATATCATTTGGAAGAAAGAAGTTTAGAACAATTGATAATCATGTTTTTAATAACAAATCTTAGTTATAATTTAGAAGCAAAGACCCCAGCTACATGGGAAAAATTTGTTTCTTCAAAGAAAGCAGATACTATAGTATTTATCAATCATTTCATGAATCATTCTGAGGATTGTGAAGTGTATGATGTGTTGGCTAATCAAGTAGAAAAAAAGTTGAACTTAAAAAATTATATAAGAAAGTGGGACCTAGAAGATTATATTTTATGTGATACATTTAAGGCATTTGATGAAGAAATTATAAATTGGCTTATTGTTAATTTGACTCAAAATGTTGGAGAGTACGAAAAGTATAGAAAGATTATTAATAGGAGAAGAACTACCCATTGGTTTAAGAAATTTAAAAATGAATATGAATCCGTATATTATGCTATGGAGATTTTAAGGCTAGTTGATGAGCTAAAAAAGAGCCTCAAAGGTGGGACTGCTTATGAGGTAATAGATAATTACACTAAAACATATTATTTATTTGATTACTTTTATAGAAAATTTTACTTAGCCTCGGATAGAATTGAGAATAAAGACAATTTCTCTAAACTTTTAGAAATCATTGAAAATACATATACCCATTGGTATTTAGAAGAACTTTCAATTAAATGGTCTCAAATTATTGAAGATGAATTGATTGACGATATAAGAATTAATGGATTAAATAAACAACAAGAATTTTATGATCAATATATTTTACCCCATATGCGCAATGAAGAAAGGGTTTTCGTCATTATTTCAGATGCATTTAGATATGAAGCTGCAAAGGAACTTACTGATATTTTAAATCGGGATAGACGAGGTAGGGCAGAACTTTTCTTTATGCAAGGTGTAATACCTTCGTATACAAAGTTGGGCATGGCTTCTTTGCTACCACATAAAAATATTGAAATGAATGATATAGGAGATGTTCTAGTAGACAATATAAACTCTGCTGGAACAGAGAATAGGCAAAAGATACTTTCTATGTATTCTGAAGATGTTGTTGCTATAAAGTACAATGATATGAAAGATATGAAAAGGCCTGAATATAAGGAAATATTTGAAGGAAAGAAGTTGGTTTATATATATCATAATGTTGTTGATGCAATTGGTGATAAACCCTCAACGGAAAGGGATGTTTTCGAGGCAGTTGAAAAAACTTTTGAGGATTTAAATAGCTTGATTAAGAATTTAATTAATAATGTAAGTGCTACTAATATTTATATTACAGCAGATCATGGATTTATTTATAGAAGGTCAAATTTAAAGGAATATGACAAAATCAGCAAAGCAGATGTAAAAGCAATTGATGAGGGAAGAAGATTCATCTTGACAGAAGAAAAGAAAGTTGAGCAAGGTGTATTGTCCATATCGATGAATTATTTGTTTGGAGAGGATACTAAATTAAATGCAATTATTCCAAAGGGAGTTACAAGGTTTAGGGTACAGGGTGCTGGAGAAAAATATGTTCATGGTGGAGCAGCACTACAAGAAATTGTGATACCTGTAATTAAGTTTAAGAATATCAGAAAAGATGAGTTCAAATCATCCAAGATAGAAGTGAAACTTACAAATATATCAAGGAAGATTACAAATAGGATTACATACTTAGAATTTTTCCAGACAGAAAAGATAGAGGACAAGAAAATACCTATAAATTTAAAGCTTTATTTTGTTGATGAAGAGGGAAATAGAATTTCTAACGAAAATATCATTATTGCAGATAGTAGATCATCTAAACCAGAAGAACGGACATTTAGAGAAAAGTTTACACTGAAAGATCAAGCTTATGATAAGTCTGAGAAATATTATTTAATTATGGAAGATGAAGACGAGATGGTAGAAAAAATCTATGCTAAAGTACCATTTATGATTGATTTGGCAATTATAAATGACTTTGGATTTTAG
- the brxL gene encoding protease Lon-related BREX system protein BrxL gives MESIDKEISLNFKLNNHFAGRVVRKDLTKLIKEGANVPVYVLEYLLGMYCATDDEDSIEEGVKRVKKILAENYVRPDESEIVKSKIREIGHYSIIDKVTVSLNDKRDVYEAEFSNLGLKGVPISSNYVKEYDKLLMGGIWCIMKMDYYFDEEIKGQSPFHISNLKPIQMPNMDIEEIFEGRKHFTKDEWIDVLIRSTGMEPTQLEERVKWHLLLRLVPLVENNYNVCELGPRGTGKSHVYKEISPNSILVSGGQTTVANLFYNMSTRKIGLVGLWDVVAFDEVAGIKFKDNDGIQIMKDYMASGSFARGKEEKNASASMVFVGNINQSLDNLIKTSHLFAPFPEDMANDSAFFDRMHYYIPGWEIPKMRPEFFTDQYGFIVDYMAEFFREMRKRSFSDALDKYFKLGNNLNQRDVIAVRKTVSGLVKLIYPNGEYTKKDIEEILKFALEGRRRVKEQLKKIGGMEFYDVHFSYIDKETFEEEYVSVPEQGGSKLIPEGQGKPGHVYTVGHSDSGMIGVYKLENEVVSGSGKFDKSGIGGHRGAKESLDTAFRYFTSNAKSISSNISIKTKDFLMHISDLQGIGLTNELAIAEIIGLCSGSLNRPVLESLVVLGDMTVGGTIAKIDEFANVLQVCVDAGAKKVLIPVTSVVDYQTVPVDLVIKIQPIFYSDPIDAIYKALGAD, from the coding sequence ATGGAAAGTATTGATAAAGAAATAAGCCTAAACTTTAAACTTAATAACCATTTTGCTGGCCGTGTAGTAAGAAAGGATTTAACTAAGTTAATCAAAGAAGGTGCCAATGTACCCGTTTATGTATTGGAATACTTACTAGGAATGTATTGTGCTACTGATGATGAGGATAGTATAGAAGAGGGAGTTAAGAGAGTTAAAAAGATTTTGGCAGAAAATTATGTTAGACCTGACGAATCTGAGATAGTTAAATCTAAGATTAGGGAGATAGGACATTATTCTATTATTGATAAGGTAACAGTATCCTTGAATGATAAAAGAGATGTATATGAAGCCGAGTTTTCAAATTTAGGATTAAAGGGTGTACCTATATCATCTAATTATGTGAAAGAGTATGACAAGCTCCTAATGGGCGGTATTTGGTGTATTATGAAGATGGATTATTATTTTGATGAAGAAATAAAAGGACAAAGTCCTTTCCATATAAGCAATTTAAAACCAATTCAAATGCCCAATATGGATATAGAGGAGATATTTGAAGGAAGAAAGCATTTTACAAAAGATGAATGGATTGATGTATTGATAAGATCGACTGGTATGGAACCTACTCAATTAGAAGAGAGGGTGAAATGGCATCTTTTACTTAGACTAGTACCACTTGTGGAGAATAATTATAATGTCTGCGAACTAGGCCCTAGAGGTACTGGAAAATCTCATGTGTATAAGGAAATTTCTCCAAATAGTATTTTAGTTTCTGGTGGACAAACAACAGTTGCTAATTTATTTTATAATATGAGTACTAGAAAAATAGGTTTAGTTGGATTGTGGGATGTTGTAGCTTTTGATGAGGTTGCAGGTATAAAATTTAAGGATAATGATGGAATACAGATAATGAAAGATTATATGGCTTCTGGCTCTTTTGCTAGAGGCAAAGAAGAAAAAAATGCTTCTGCTTCTATGGTTTTTGTAGGAAATATTAATCAAAGTCTAGATAATTTAATAAAAACATCTCATCTATTTGCTCCATTTCCAGAGGACATGGCTAATGATAGTGCTTTCTTCGATAGAATGCACTACTATATTCCAGGTTGGGAAATTCCTAAGATGAGACCAGAATTTTTTACTGACCAATATGGTTTCATAGTAGATTATATGGCTGAATTCTTTAGAGAGATGAGAAAGAGATCCTTCTCTGATGCTTTAGATAAGTATTTTAAGCTCGGAAACAATTTGAATCAAAGGGATGTTATTGCTGTAAGAAAAACAGTTTCAGGATTGGTAAAGCTTATATATCCAAATGGTGAATATACTAAAAAAGATATTGAGGAAATACTTAAATTTGCCCTTGAGGGAAGAAGAAGAGTCAAAGAACAATTGAAGAAGATTGGTGGAATGGAATTTTATGATGTTCATTTTTCATATATAGATAAAGAAACTTTCGAGGAAGAATATGTATCAGTACCAGAACAAGGTGGTAGCAAACTTATACCAGAGGGACAAGGAAAACCAGGTCATGTATATACAGTTGGACATTCTGATTCTGGAATGATTGGCGTATATAAGTTAGAAAATGAAGTAGTGTCTGGTAGTGGAAAGTTTGATAAATCAGGAATTGGTGGTCATAGAGGAGCAAAAGAATCATTAGATACTGCTTTTAGATATTTTACTTCCAATGCTAAAAGTATTAGTTCTAATATTAGTATTAAGACTAAGGATTTTTTAATGCATATTTCTGATTTACAAGGTATTGGATTGACTAATGAACTTGCTATTGCTGAGATCATTGGACTTTGTTCAGGATCACTAAATAGACCAGTATTGGAAAGTTTAGTTGTTTTAGGTGATATGACTGTTGGAGGAACTATTGCCAAAATTGATGAGTTTGCAAATGTACTTCAAGTATGTGTGGATGCAGGAGCTAAGAAGGTACTCATACCAGTTACTTCAGTAGTTGATTATCAAACAGTACCTGTTGATTTAGTGATAAAAATTCAACCTATATTTTACTCAGATCCCATTGATGCAATATATAAAGCACTTGGAGCTGATTAG
- a CDS encoding YdbC family protein — protein MADIKYEIIENVGTISESSKGWTKELNLISWNDREAKYDLRDWAPEHEKMAKGITLTKEELKALRDILNDMDL, from the coding sequence ATGGCAGATATTAAATATGAAATCATTGAAAATGTAGGTACCATCTCAGAATCATCAAAGGGCTGGACAAAGGAATTGAATCTTATAAGTTGGAACGATAGAGAAGCAAAATATGATTTAAGAGATTGGGCACCTGAGCATGAAAAAATGGCGAAGGGTATTACGTTAACAAAAGAAGAACTAAAGGCACTAAGGGATATATTAAATGATATGGATTTATAA
- a CDS encoding nitroreductase family protein — protein sequence MNDVIRTLEERVSLRKYKDLPIKEEDLDIIIKSATKAPTAGNMQLYSIIVIKDEETKKKLSITCDNQSFISKAPVQLLFLADMQRWFDYYDYCNVKKMCKEKNIEYNGPEEADLFLACCDALIAAQNAVIAAEFLGIGSCYIGDIMENYEVHREIFNLPKWTFPVALLAMGYYPDDFERIHRERFDKKYIVFNEKYRRLENQEFKEMFKNRGNMDYEKLGVENFGQFMYLKKTGADFSVEMARSVKKALENWKGENI from the coding sequence ATGAATGATGTCATTAGGACTTTAGAAGAAAGAGTATCACTTAGAAAATATAAAGATTTGCCTATCAAAGAAGAAGACTTAGATATTATAATTAAAAGTGCTACTAAAGCACCTACTGCAGGAAATATGCAACTGTATTCCATAATTGTCATAAAAGATGAAGAGACAAAGAAAAAATTAAGTATTACTTGTGATAATCAAAGCTTTATTTCAAAAGCACCAGTACAATTATTGTTTTTAGCTGATATGCAAAGATGGTTCGACTATTATGATTATTGCAATGTGAAAAAGATGTGTAAAGAGAAAAATATAGAATATAATGGTCCAGAAGAGGCCGATTTGTTTTTAGCTTGTTGCGATGCGTTAATTGCTGCTCAGAATGCTGTGATAGCTGCTGAATTTTTGGGTATAGGTTCTTGTTATATTGGAGATATAATGGAAAATTATGAGGTTCATAGGGAAATATTTAATTTACCAAAATGGACTTTTCCAGTAGCGCTTTTAGCAATGGGGTATTATCCAGATGATTTTGAAAGGATTCATAGAGAAAGATTTGATAAAAAGTATATAGTATTCAATGAAAAGTATAGAAGACTTGAAAATCAAGAGTTTAAAGAAATGTTTAAGAATAGAGGGAATATGGATTATGAAAAACTTGGGGTAGAGAATTTTGGACAGTTTATGTATTTGAAGAAAACAGGAGCAGATTTTTCTGTGGAAATGGCAAGATCCGTTAAAAAAGCGTTAGAAAACTGGAAAGGCGAAAATATATAA